aACATGCGACTTTTTGACCCTAGGCTTCAAACACTTTATGGAAGACATCTTTAATCTTGGATGGGGAGACTGGAATAAAAATTTCTCCAAAGATTAAAGGATGTTTTCCTATGCTCTTCAATTCTTTTAttgtttctttgatttctttAGTGTTTGCCTCCATGTTTAGAGGTTAAACTCTGTAGTACTTGGATTTATGATGAACCATAGGATTAGACCTCGTTCTTGATTGTTTCGATCTTGccataaataattgtttttcatTTGATTCATTCAAGTTCTTTATTGTTCTTGAATTGATAATTTTTAGCTTATTAAATTCTTGACAAATGCACGTATTTTGCGATAGAGATATCCTTAGTATGTGTAGATCCACACGATTGGAAGGAATGGATTGCAACTCTAGAGATAGGATGATATCAATCTGTGTTCGAGTCAAATTATTCAGTCGAATTTACAAATCTTTAATACGATCTTTAGGCGAGGAGTTTTGATTTAGAAGAGATTCTAATTAATCAAtctagggatttttttttttttgaaaatcaatctaGGGATTAGTTGTTAAAATGAGAAGTGAATATTTTGATTAATCACAGAGTCacaaaatacaacaaaataaatacaacACAATAGTTACAATATGACTAggatacatagagtcctaatactcccacCCCCTCAAGCACATGGTAAACTAGTAACTTGTAGCTTGTCTCTAATAAACGAAAACTGAAGTCAGGGAGAGCCTTAGTAAATGTATCTGCAAGTTGGTGTTttgtagaaattaaattaatttgtatatcACCAGCAATGACTGTCtcgaacaaagtgataatcaatctccCCATGTTTGGTGCGAGCATGGAATATAAAATTtccacacatataagtagcaccaagattatcacacaCCACAACTTAGGCACAGGAATATTAACAACATCGATTTCACGTAACAAGGAGAGAATCCAGATTACCTCAGGACACAAATTTGGTAGGGCCTTATATTCAGGCATTCAGCCTCAGTAGAAGACCGAGCCACAATCATTTTGTTTCTTACAAACCCAAGAAACAAGATTTAAACCCAGAAACACATTAAAACCACTAGTGGACTTACGATCTTCAGGGCATCCAACCTAGTTAGAGTCCGAGAAAGCATGAAGATCATTTGTCACAACCTTACGTATACGCAAACCATAAGTAATAGTGCCTTTAACATACCTTAGTACACGCTTCAACTGAGCCCCATGTGACACCGTAGGAACATGCATGTGTTGGATAAGTTGATTGACAGCTAAAGACAAGTCAGGACAAGTAATAGTTAGATACTACAACGCCCCAGCTAAGCTCTTGTATTGAGTAGGATCATCGTATAAATGTGTAGAAGCAGGTGCTGATCTCGAAACAAGTTTACAATCTATCATACCAGCACGCTTTAGTATATCAGTCATATAACGTCGTTGGGAAAGAAACAACCCATCAGACTACTTTACAGTTTCAGTGCCAAGGAAAGAACCAAGTTCACCAAGATCCCTAATCTTAAAAGCTGCACACAACTTAGATAACAGTAGTGTATTCACCAAATTTTTATCACTACCCATAACAATAATATCATCTACATAACCGACTGACAACAAGAAAGTACGCAAACGATGAAACCAAGCTTTAGGAGCCTGCTTAAGGCCATATAGAGAACCTTTCAGCACGCAAACGTGATTAGAAACTGCTTATCAGTATATCCTGGgggttgacgcatataaacagtctcagccaaGTTACCATTCAAGAAAACATTATGAACATCTAGCTGGCAAATTACCCAGCCAGAGGATAATGCTAAGGAAAGAAGTAACCTGACAGTCGTGGGTTTAATCATTGGGCtgaatgtataaaaaaaatcctgACCAGCAACCTGATTGAACCCCTTTGCCACTAAACGAGTCTTGTGACACTCAATTGAACTATTAGCCTTCATTTTTGTGCGAAAGACCCATTTGCAGCCAATTATGTTCATACCAAGATGAAAAAGAACCAGACACCATGTCTGATTTTGAGGAAGAACtttgaactcctgatccatagCCACACGCCACTCGGGATATTTGACAGCCTGTTAGTATGAGACATGCTCCGAGTGACCATTGCATGTGTTCGTGTTGCGAGTTGTGACGCATACACTCGTGGTGCAGGAACAACAGTAGCTGATGGAGCAGGTTGCAGATGAGACCGGCACCACAAGAGGAGGGGAAACAGAATAAAACTGCAAAGTTGACATAGCCCAGGGACGCAGCTATGAAACTAAGGGTGCCTGCAAAATAGTCTTAGCAGAAAAAGGAAAAACTACTTCATTAAACCGTACATCTCTGCAAATATAGATCTTATTAGTGTGaaggtccatgcacctatacccCTGAAAAGACTCTGGATAACCTAGAAAGACACATAGTGGGACTTATAACTCGTTTTATGGACTCTagtaccccccccccctccgAATTTGTCGCCACAAACACCATGGACACAACAAACATATCCGATACGATCCGTTTAGAAGAGCCAACAGATCCATCATTGGTAAAAAACTGTGCAACCTTGAAAGAAAAATCCTAACTAACTGATACTAGATGGGAACTGAATATTTTGATTAATCACAGAGTCacaaaatacaacaaaataaatacaacACAAGAGTTACATTATGACTAGGATACATAGAGCCCTAATAGTTAATACTCATGAAAATGATATTAGCACAAATTAGGAGGTCTCACGGTCTTAGGAATATACGTACAATTGTTACGTTGTTAGGTATCTATTTATTATTGTCAATGACGTCCCAGGGAAATTCATAGATTCAAGTACCCCTTTATTAATTGGTTAATTATCTGCTTAATCTTGCTTGGTTTTGTTTCCCTAACTTAGGTATTGAGTAGGCTTTTATTTTGATTCTTAATTGATTCTTCATCACATATTCAGACTGGATAATAAAACTCAGTTGGTACTAATATAGTAGTACTCGTAGTCCTAGTGGGATATGTCACTCGTTAATCAACCTTCTATACTAAAAAGCGACTTGTGCGCTTGCCCTATCGGATTTGTATAGTTGCAATTCGAGTATCAAGTTTTTGATGCCATTGATGGGGACTATGATATTATAAACACTCTAGTTTTATTAATCTagtcaaaaaaaatttttaattttttttagattttcttttactttttgagatatgtttttgtttcttttttctttttttgttttgttttgttttgttttttgttttgtttttgtttttgttttttgttttttttttgttttttgtttttttttttttgttgttttttttttttgttttttttttttttttttttgttgttttttttttttgttttttttttttttttttttgttgttttttttttttgttttttttttttttttttttgttgttttttttttttgttttttttttttttttttttgttgttttttttttttgttttttttttttttttttttgttgttttttttttttgttttttttttttttttttttgttgttttttttttttgttttttttttttttttttttgttgtttttttttgttgtttttcttttttttttttgcatggtgGGGAGGTTGAAGACAATCCGTCTAGAGCCGTGGAAGATGAatataacttttattttattaatactacaAGTTCATCGGTAAACAGTTAATACTCAAATAGAAAGCAAACTAAACTAATTTCTATTTGATCAACTATTAAATATatcagttttcaaaaaaaaaaaactattaaatatATCATAAATCAAGACAACAAATTCAATAAGTTACTATGAGAGAATCAACATCAAATTCTATTCAAGTACTAGGACAATGAGTGCATGTATGTCTTATGTAATCCCTACAAATGTATAGGAGGTGTAGCTTAGCCATAATATAGCATCAGTTTTTATATGTTTGTTGGGTTTAACTTATTGTGATCAAAAGTATGTGCACACGCACGTAGTTAATGTTTTTGCTGTATTCGCCGAGGAATATTATGATTGCTACCGAAGCTACGACTTATTGGTTAGATGGGATGTCAACAATCCACATTCAACACAGATCATAAATTCCTATTTTCTTCTGTTCAATGAAAATTGAAACATACCGAATTATATttaagtaattaatttgatcagaTCACAGTAtgtttcatttctttaaaaatttgcaGCCAACTAATAGTAGTACATGATTACATTTGGATTTTGATGTGTTGACtattaacccaaaaaaatatgtagctttatttaaaaacttttgaatgattttcaactaaataattgtgtattttttataAGTACATATATAACTGTTTagtagtcaaaaaaaaaaaaaaaaaaaaaaatatataNNNNNNNNNNNNNNNNNNNNNNNNNNNNNNNNNNNNNNNNNNNNNNNNNNNNNNNNNNNNNNNNNNNNNtttttttttttttttttttttgtagaaatACATAGCTTATTTACTTGTGAACTGTTACAATTGTGTCCAAAATCGGGGgtggattaaaaaaattatctgaGTGGGGGCGTAGTTCAAATGactttagaaatgtcaatgacaaaatcccaaataaatactcataatatcgttcaaataaaaaatacattataaattacaattcaatgtTTATGATAGATTACATGATAGTTAGAGGAAGAGCCAAAACTATACTTAATTGGGTAGGGTAAATTTTAAAACACtatgaaatattataaaaatatttatggcaAAATATGAAtcataatcaattagataaaatagtttgaatttaaaatacattatattcataaatactttaattttaattttcttttagttagatgaactttaaatttttctaaattaatttgaataggatggaatataatataaacttgtGTACTACATTAACTAAATGATTCACAAAAAAGTAGACTTAAAAAAAGCATTTAATTTTGGAgctaaaataaagaaaagaaggtaaaatataaaaaattggtGCTAGTTGGATTTGATCCCATGACATTTCTTATCATATGCAAGGTTGCAACCAATTAAGTTAAATGtttcaaaaatgtcaatttaatacttttaactattcaattcttattaATTTCAGTCTATCTGGTCAaattacaaacaaaaaataactaaaaagataaaattactctcaaatgtttaaaatactaatgattttttttccacctaCGACATCGGTGACCATGCGGAGTTCATTAATGGCTTCTTGTGTTAGAAGGATTCATCTAACATTATGTTGTTGGGAATGTTGGGAAGCTATAGAAAATGGGCCAAAAATGATTGTTTTAGATGAGGCCAAGAGCTATGAATCGGTGGATAAcatatgagaaaaaaaaaataccaattaCAATAATTGGGCCTTGAACATGACTCCATAATGGTATTGATACTCTTCAATTTcgattgatatatatatatatatatatatatatatatatatatatacatatacatatatacatacatactagtACTAGTATTTcatatgcgcgatgcgcaaaaacgtatgtccaatattaatactcaatgttaaaattttaattatattaaaatagtttttaaaataatagtgtatgtatttatttatttataattgtagaattcatattaataatattgaaataaaaattatagaattgatagattactaaatataattatgttaacatttaattaataaaaattatagccTTGGCACTGGCCtgctaaaaatattttactcttcaattaattatattcatggtTCATGTcagaaaactttaaaaaaaaaaagggggggaaGTGGCGCACTTCGCGCCCCAAACGGGCGTGTGTGGAATATGATCAAGTTTATCACATGTAGTCTACATGGCGCCATACATATCAATGGTAGCAAACCTTTTTACCTCTTCGTATTTTGACAATAGTTGCCCTTGTATGGAGAAACCAATATGGctagcactttgccccttaattgggccggcccGGTGCGAGcggggattagtctgagtatggtacgggcttaaaggtgcctcctgTTTGAACGGCCTGCTTAGGACACCTCGTAgacattccaaaaaaaaaaaaaaaaaattctttttattttgttgatgtCTTTGGGGATCAAGTTACATTTGAAGATGGTGAGAAAAGGTGAGGTAGTtggcgaaaaaaaaaaaaaaaactctcatcagggattgtttggttgagtgtagtttaggagaattgtaattcattgaatttcaatttaatgaattcccaaactacattgtttggttagagggaattgcaattccgcggaattgtaattccctccaaatgatgaattgcaattcaatagagaggaggggcaattttgttggtgtaaagacaattttgcccctcctcccataccctttgttttgttttgtttttttttttttaaattgaacgaattgttgttgttattattattattattattcttttttaaagaattattattattattattatacaacaACTACTACAACATAAtgatattttagtcattttatcgTTTCTTATCTTTCAATTTCCTGTACTCATATTCCTCATACCAAACACCCTAATTTCCCTACTTTattaattgaattacaattccacccaattacaatttttttctccCTTAATTCCTTCTTCCCAACGAAACGTCCTGTCAAGTGCTGAAGGCATGCCTACACTAGATCATGTCTTCTTGGTAATGAAcctaaaaacaaatttaattagtATAAGTCAATACAAGATGTTagcattttatatttttatttaaaaatattgaaaacaTCTCCAACATAGCAGCCAATTTTTATCTCCATTACTAGAGAGTGGAGATAAAGTGTCATTGTTATCTCTAGTGACCGAAAACGAAGTGTTCGTCTTTGTCTCCAGTAATTAGAGATAAAAACAATACTTGATTCGATTAAATTAGTAGTCAACAACCAAACACCTTTGTACTCatatgacatgtagtgactaaaaattaaaataagaaaatttgtaCACTTAAATTCACTTGttcatctttatatatatagatttatattcaaataataacccGTATTACTTATGACCTACTCAAATATTAACGTTTGACCGAAGGTTATAAAATGAGTTGAAGTAatcaagaaaattttgaaatggtCATGCCAGTTAGGACACCCACTCTTGCATAAATTCTGAAGACAATTTGAATCTGAATTTTCCACTCGCTTTCTTTCGTATCCTTCACCTTCTGCACGCGCAATTGCCTGTTTGGACGCGTTGGCATCGGAATCGGCATCCTCTCCCCCGacgaattttaaatttgaaattccTCGCCGGAGACAAAGCCTGTCTCGCCGGCGCCGCTTAAGTGCAGACAATGGTTGATCCGAATTGGGAGCTGAAGGACTGCTGTAACCGCGATCAAAGGTTCTTCCTTATCACCATCGGCATTTTCACCGTTGTTATCCTAATTGTACGTCTCTCTCTATTCAATGGAagcctatatacatatacactatACACACTTCTTTTTCCCCTCTGCTAAATTGTGAAGATTTTTGCTAAATAAGGTAGCAGGATAGTTCTTTAAGGTTATGCTAAACTTTACTTTTTAAGTATTGGGAGAAGAAAGAATCAGCGATTTCAATATTTGCTGAAAACTTTACTTGAAGAATCCATAGTTCTACGCTGCTTACAATGTACCGTGAATTAGTGCTATGTTGcttacttttaattaatttatttatttgcctTTTCTATCATGCTTTTCAAATTCGGTTCATACCTTGTAGAATATTCATTTAGCACAAGAATTAGGAAATCATTTACAAAATGCTGAATTGTTAATAAAACATGGTGGTAAGCATGGGGATTTATATAATGGAAGCAGCAGGAACATGGTGATGCCAGATTTCAAACTACTTGTAATAATTTGAAGTGTGGAAATTTGTTATATCATCCAgttatcaaaataatttttaggcATGACAGTAATTTGGAAATGGTAAATCACACTAATGATGCCCAGTTGCCTAGAGGATGCTTCTAAGTTGTAAATCGAACATAAAATTGTGATAAGTTTGTGTTGTAGGCCACATTTTGGTAGGCTTGAGCTCTGCTGGACTTGGTAAAACTGGATTTTaaatactgaagcacaaagcaTTTACTACGTTTCTTTGGTTGAATGTTTTTTAAGGATTaatcttttgatttttatttttagtattcacTTGGCTTATTTCATTTGCAATTGAAACAGTTGTGGAGAACATTCTTTCTGACTCCTTTTAAGCTCATTACTGTATTTCTTCATGAGGCAAGCCATGCGATTGCTTGTAAACTAACATGTGGCCAGGTAAATGACTAATCCTTATACCTTTGTTGAAGGACTAAAGTTTAATACTCCATATCATGAGAAATATTGTGTTTGGAACTTCAATCCAGTTGCTAAATTCCATGTAACAATTTGGATGACTACTTTTCTTGTTGCAAGATGAATGCCACTGGTCTGCACTCTGCAATTTGATTagtttagtttaatttgttgtcTGGAGGCTGAAACTTACTACTGTCTATGTGCTAAGATCTTAAATTAGCAAGATTTCACTTGGTTTCAGATCTGCATTTAGCACAAGGGTGTTTCTTCCCTTTTATTCAAGTTAGGTCTCTGCTTACCCCAATGGACATTTCATAAACTTTAGCTATTTGACCCACTtagaatttgagaaaaaaaaaagatggggTTATAATGAACATTGAGATTATTCAAGCCCTACgtttgaaaaataaaacattgtAACTAGGGGTGTGCAGAATTCGGTGAAAATTCAGTTAACTGAGCGAACCGATAAATTtcggttactaattttttaattgaaatattttggtTCCACTAATGGTTAAAGGATTTTAAAGAatttcggttaatggttaattcGGTATGAAAGTGCCGGTTAACCAAATtgctagtgtgtgtgtgtatgctttaattttaattttttaataattcataaatcataatattagactagtttttcaattttctatcatttatatattaatgtaatgaTATTTTGTGGTGTGACACtatgaattgaaaattttcatgtataaattttaaggctttttaaatttgactaaaatattttagttaatcAGTTAACCGACTGATTAACCAAAAACCATTTCGGTTTGGTTAATTCGGAAATAGGAATTTGGGTTCGGTTCAATTAATGGTTAAAGCATTTTGCAAATTTAGGTAAATCGGTTCTGTTATTAATTGTATGAAGACCCCTAATTGTAACCCAAATCTTCTTTCTATTGTAGCTAAATGTCacctaaaccaaataaaatgaACTTAGTGTTAATAAATTATGGATTGTATTAGCTTTGCTACTCTATAAGTCTATATAATAGTTTATAAAACCTAATtcttatgaaattatttcttgGTCAATATTAGACTACTAgaatttattgattttcttgttgcacaataattcaattaaattgCTACTAGTTCTTTGAATTTGATATGATACTTCTTTCAATTCCATAAAATCAATCGACTTAGGGTACTTCTTTTCCATGTTTAGAAGTAAGATTAGGTCAAAACATCTGTTATCTGTATCTGATTTAAAACATTTTCAATTGCTTTTCACCACACAAAATGAAGAACATTTCtaattgaaatcaaattttCTGGGAATTCATTTACAATTCAATGAGTAGATCCTAATACACAATATTCGGTGGTTACTTTGgattaaattttatcaaataaagaTTTTTGGTTATTATGATGTACATCTATAAGATGATTTTGTAAGGTGAGTTAAAATTGACCCCATGACGCGCAATGTTTGTGCAATGTGATTAATCTCTCCAGcaacttcattttcattttccctGAAAAAAAAGTAGACAGTATACTTGAGATCATTTTAAAATGAGAAGGTCCCTTTTATGTGGACTATTATAAAGGCAAATTTCTGCAATTAGGACTATGTTGGTGGGTAAAAAGACTGACTGTTATTTGACTCAGTTCCAATcctttattattaaatacagGTGGAGGGGATGCAAGTTCATGCAAATGAGGGGGGAGTGACACAAACACGTGGCGGTGTTTATTGGTTGATCTTGCCTGCTGGATGTAATTACTCTCCCCTTGAAATTATAGAATGTTTTCTTACTTGACTTGGTAAAGCCACAAGCAAGCATATGGATTAACTTTTCCTAATCTATTATGGTTGTGGCTTTTGACGATTTTGTTCTCGAACTTGACACATTAAATATATTCTTCTATTTTTCTTCCGCACAGATCTTGGTTCATCATTTTGGGGAATGGTTCTCATACTTGCATCAACAAAGCTTCTGACTGCAAAAATAGCTGCTGGTTGTTTTATTGCAGCTTTAGTTGTGGTGCTGTTCGTTGCCAAAAATGTAAGAAGCTACAAGATGGATTTGTGCAGATGTTTTTAAttctgaatgtatattattactTTGAGACCAATTATTTTCTGGAAGGGGATAGAATCTTTTTTATTCTCTGGGTTTTCTGTTCCAGAAATAACtcatttactttgttaacagtGGACACTTCGAGGACTTTGCATTGGTAAGTACATTCAAGAAAGTGATGAGTCCCAATATTCTGCTTTCTCCTGTGTGCTGTAGCTTTTCTCTTACCAGTTGAACTTTGCCAGGATTCATCATTTTCATTGCTGCAATATGGGTTCTTCAAGAAATGACTAAAGTACGGATTCTTCGATATGTCATTCTCTTCATTGGTATGGATCTCTTCTCTTCACCCACCATGGACTATGTGGTTCCATGGGTGTTTCACAGACCTATActcttgtttaatttattttgctgCTGATATGGAAAGTGGCAAATTGCAGGTGTTATGAACAGCTTGTTTTCTGTTTATGGTACAAACACATCCCTAATCTACAAGTACAACTTTTTGCTAAACAGAAGGCTTAATATAACCTGAAATATTGTGTTGCAGATATATATGATGACTTGATATCGCGAAGGGTTAACTCAAGTGATGCTGAGAAGTTTGCAGAACTTTGTCCCTGCCCTTGTAATGGTGTTGCTTGGGGAGTTATCTGGTCTGTACATAAGCTTAAGATGGACTTCAAACTTTTGAAGTTTGGGAACATTTTCAGTTTTTGTTTCTTGATAAACTGAGAACACTTCTGAGATGACATTTACCATACATGCTTGCCATTAACTTCCTGATTTTTGTTCTTGCAGGGGGATGATATCTTTCATATTTCTTTGTGGGGCTATGTACCTAGGACTTGTCATTTTATCTTGAGGTAATAACTTCTCCCAAACTAATGTGCACTAACTTGCCTGACCCATTTTATTTCTCAGTTAACTGATACGAAAACTCAGATAATCATCTAATTCCCTCCCACGATTAGGTTACTAACTGTTAGATAATTCCATTACTTTACCAGCTCTATGCCTCTATTGAAACTGAGCAGTTTATTTGAGTATTGTTAGTGGTGgccttgtgtgtgtgtgtgtggggggggggggtttgacNNNNNNNNNNNNNNNNNNNNNNNNNNNNNNNNNNNNNNNNNNNNNNNNNNNNNNNNNNNNNNNNNNNNNNNNNNNNNNNNNNNNNNNNNNNNNNNNNNNNNNNNNNNNNNNNNNNNNNNNNNNNNNNNNNNNNNNNNNNNNNNNNNNNNNNNNNNNNNNNNNNNNNNNNNNNNNNNNNNNNNNNNNNNNNNNNNNNNNNNNNNNNNNNNNNNNNNNNNNNNNNNNNNNNNNNNNNNNNNNNNNNNNNNNNNNNNNNNNNNNNNNNNNNNNNNNNNNNNNNNNNNNNNNNNNNNNNNNNNNNNNNNNNNNNNNNNNNNNNNNNNNNNNNNNNNNNNNNNNNNNNNNNNNNNNNNNNNNNNNNNNNNNNNNNNNNNNNNNNNNNNNNNNNNNNNNNNNNNNNNNNNNNNNNNNNNNNNNNNNNNNNNNNNNNNNNNNNNNNNNNNNNNNNNNNNNNNNNNNNNNNNNNNNNNNNNNNNNNNNNNNNNNNNNNNNNNNNNNNNNNNNNNNNNNNNNNNNNNNNNNNNNNNNNNNNNNNNNNNNNNNNNNNNNNNNNNNNNNNNNNNNNNNNNNNNNNNNNNNNNNNNNNNNNNNNNNNNNNNNNNNNNNNNNNNNNNNNNNNNNNNNNNNNNNNNNNNNNNNNNNNNNNNNNNNNNNNNNNNNNNNNNNNNNNNNNNNNNNNNNNNNNNNNNNNNNNNNNNNNNNNNNNNNNNNNNNNNNNNNNNNNNNNNNNNNNNNNNNNNNNNNNNNNNNNNNNNNNNNNNNNNNNNNNNNNNNNNNNNNNNNNNNNNNNNNNNNNNNNNNNNNNNNNNNNNNNNNNNNNNNNNNNNNNNNNNNNNNNNNNNNNNNNNNNNNNNNNNNNNNNNNNNNNNNNNNNNNNNNNNNNNNNNNNNNNNNNNNNNNNNNNNNNNNNNNNNNNNNNNNNNNNNNNNNNNNNNNNNNNNNNNNNNNNNNNNN
This portion of the Ipomoea triloba cultivar NCNSP0323 chromosome 5, ASM357664v1 genome encodes:
- the LOC116020600 gene encoding uncharacterized protein LOC116020600 produces the protein MVDPNWELKDCCNRDQRFFLITIGIFTVVILILWRTFFLTPFKLITVFLHEASHAIACKLTCGQVEGMQVHANEGGVTQTRGGVYWLILPAGYLGSSFWGMVLILASTKLLTAKIAAGCFIAALVVVLFVAKNWTLRGLCIGFIIFIAAIWVLQEMTKVRILRYVILFIGVMNSLFSVYDIYDDLISRRVNSSDAEKFAELCPCPCNGVAWGVIWGMISFIFLCGAMYLGLVILS